One region of Kazachstania africana CBS 2517 chromosome 3, complete genome genomic DNA includes:
- the KAFR0C06263 gene encoding SNG1 family protein produces the protein MSSFASSSELETSSIGSSSVSEPEQAYNGGEHSENLAYPQVESEILGRIMTASNLEYEPTREVDEEEVIVRDDRVSHISVATDQSNSLVRTKTRFFSPKLREERKMVLRRFLLVNFSLICFILIAFSLFWGNTYNASHFYYKVNILAVLQDDIVDINSSVIPFISVLPSLVEEQEATWHVYNTSQFEKKFNVHGTEEINAEVLKLIYDELYFMSLNVQPNVTQILYNSLAQENSSLVFNSTELFEVSYESSRDLISLKPWMYPIMTAFETSVASYYTQEYLPQFLRNISSEVPIETINPLKLSYATSLSFNANDYRPFTDRLLMCTTIIGAIYTLILTVFQYLIYGPIHAQMAQVLKPKYITVYRCCITWGTCFLLSLFISTVSAIYQVDFTPTFGKGGFVIFWMSTWLFMLSVAGANENVISMIFLYDPPFLGFWVLGFVILNLGPSFFSMALDSNFYRYGYAMPLHNIIDIYRVIFFDVSKSKMGRNYGVLVAWVALNTALAEVVLRWVSRTVAKREKAAAEATQNASSDNDIKE, from the coding sequence ATGTCTTCTTTCGCAAGTTCAAGTGAGCTTGAAACATCAAGTATAGGTTCGTCTTCTGTGTCGGAGCCAGAGCAGGCCTACAATGGTGGTGAACACTCTGAGAATCTTGCCTATCCACAGGTAGAGTCAGAAATACTAGGTCGCATCATGACAGCCTCGAATCTGGAATACGAACCAACAAGAGAGGTCGATGAGGAAGAGGTGATAGTTCGAGATGACAGGGTTAGTCACATAAGTGTTGCAACAGATCAGTCAAACTCGTTAGTAAGGACGAAAACAAGATTTTTCTCTCCCAAGCTACGTGAGGAAAGAAAGATGGTCCTAAGAAGGTTCCTTCTTGTGAATTTTTCCttaatttgtttcattttaattgcattttcattattttggGGGAATACATACAATGCCTCTCATTTTTATTACAAGGTCAATATCCTAGCTGTCCTTCAAGATGATATTGTTGACATAAATAGTTCTGTCATTCCCTTTATATCCGTATTGCCATCATTAGTGGAAGAGCAAGAGGCAACGTGGCATGTTTACAACACTTcccaatttgaaaagaaattcaacGTCCACGGCactgaagaaataaatGCTGAAGTTCTTAAGCTGATATACGATGAGTTATATTTCATGTCACTCAATGTACAACCCAATGTAACTCAAATTTTGTACAATTCCTTAGCCCAAGAGAATTCGAGTCTTGTCTTCAATTCTACAGAGTTATTTGAAGTCAGTTATGAAAGTAGTCGTGATCTCATTAGTTTAAAGCCCTGGATGTATCCTATTATGACAGCTTTCGAAACATCTGTAGCATCATATTATACCCAAGAATATCTGCCACAATTCCTTCGGAACATTTCGAGCGAAGTACCCATAGAAACGATTAATCCGCTCAAATTATCATATGCgacatcattatcattcaatGCAAATGATTATAGACCTTTTACTGATCGTCTACTTATGTGCACAACTATTATTGGTGCTATTTATACCTTGATTTTAACAgttttccaatatttaatttatgGTCCTATTCACGCTCAAATGGCACAAGTCTTAAAACCCAAATACATAACTGTGTACAGGTGTTGTATAACATGGGGTACATGTTTTCTTCTGTCACTATTTATCTCTACAGTTAGCGCCATTTATCAAGTTGATTTCACACCCACTTTTGGTAAAGGGGGATTCGTGATATTCTGGATGTCCACTTGGCTCTTCATGCTATCTGTAGCAGGTGCCAATGAAAATGTGATTAGCATGATTTTCCTATATGATCCTCCTTTCTTAGGATTCTGGGTCTTGGGTTTCGtcatattgaatttggGTCCAAgcttcttttcaatggcaTTAGACAGTAATTTTTACAGGTATGGGTACGCAATGCCTCTGCACAACATTATCGATATATATAGAGTCATATTTTTTGACGTTTCGAAAAGCAAAATGGGAAGAAATTATGGTGTTTTAGTGGCGTGGGTAGCTCTCAACACCGCACTTGCTGAAGTTGTTTTAAGATGGGTCTCTAGAACGGTCGCAAAACGAGAAAAGGCAGCAGCAGAAGCAACCCAAAATGCCTCTTCAGATAATGACATTAAAGAATAA
- the KAFR0C06275 gene encoding SNG1 family protein, giving the protein MSVDDREDAEVGKLLADDKLNSRSNSNNESGSIADSAKDYEPSIDSLITSKGNPVTEEPKAAAPSLAKERTRFFSPKLKDHRKKVFIQFAMTNLVLFIFILIIFDLFWGSTYQTTSHYNKVRILALIQDDQLDSDSTVTQMTPMLEELIAELPGQWHLYNTTSFAEKYGVNTTEEINEKVIKLIYDEKFFLSFNVLPNVTQSLYQSLTVPNATYWSSTDFFKSYYESGRDPTGIKPFMLPLITTLESYFKSYYISTYLPSFLSNITSSNTYNTTNIANAGSFNFEYVDNRPFYDRIFYSCTQIGVIYTLVLTVFQFLIMGPVHGQMAGLLKPKYMCLYRITVTWCTCFILSLFVCTISAIYHVNFTLAFGRGGFMIYWMSTWLFMMAVAGANENVISILFAWKPQYTGLWILGFVILNIAPTFFTMALDSNFYRYGYMMPLHNIVDIYRTLFLDLSRYKMGRNYGILVAWIALNTACMPVAMKCIQLIVAHKTKAALKEKRKQDK; this is encoded by the coding sequence ATGTCAGTCGACGATAGAGAAGATGCGGAAGTTGGCAAGCTGTTAGCAGATGACAAGCTGAATTCAAGATCAAACAGTAACAATGAAAGTGGCAGTATAGCTGACAGCGCTAAAGATTATGAGCCATCCATAGATTCGTTAATCACATCGAAAGGAAACCCTGTCACTGAAGAGCCTAAGGCAGCTGCACCCTCACTAGCAAAGGAAAGGACGAGATTCTTCTCTCCAAAACTGAAGGATCATAGGAAGAAAGTTTTTATTCAGTTTGCAATGACAAACTTGgtccttttcattttcattttgatcatatttgatttgttttGGGGTTCAACATATCAAACAACAAGCCACTATAACAAAGTAAGAATTCTGGCACTTATCCAAGACGATCAACTTGATTCTGATTCAACGGTTACACAAATGACACCAATGTTAGAGGAGCTGATAGCTGAATTGCCCGGTCAGTGGCATCTTTACAATACAACAAGCTTTGCAGAAAAATATGGCGTTAATACGACGgaagaaataaatgaaaaagtcatcaaattgatttatGACGAGaagttctttctttctttcaatgtcCTTCCAAACGTGACTCAATCATTATATCAATCTTTAACCGTTCCAAATGCAACATATTGGTCATCGAccgattttttcaaatcttaTTATGAAAGTGGTAGAGATCCTACTGGTATTAAACCATTCATGTTGCCCCTTATAACTACGTTGGAATCATATTTTAAGTCATATTATATTTCCACTTATTTaccatcttttctttcGAATATTACATCGAGCAATACCTACAATACCACAAATATAGCTAACGCCGGTAGCTTTAATTTTGAGTACGTAGATAACAGACCTTTCTACGATCGTATTTTCTACAGTTGTACTCAAATAGGTGTCATTTATACATTGGTTCTTACAGTGTTTCAATTTCTAATTATGGGACCCGTCCACGGTCAAATGGCAGGATTACTGAAACCCAAATATATGTGTCTTTACAGAATTACAGTGACTTGGTGTACGTGTTTTATTTTGTCTCTGTTTGTATGCACAATTTCAGCAATTTACCACGTCAATTTCACATTAGCTTTCGGCAGGGGTGGATTTATGATTTATTGGATGTCTACATGGTTGTTCATGATGGCAGTTGCAGGTGCTAATGAGAACGTAATAAGTATTTTATTCGCTTGGAAGCCACAGTACACGGGTCTTTGGATCTTAGGTTTCGTCATTTTAAATATTGCACCTACTTTCTTCACCATGGCCCTCGATAGCAATTTCTACAGGTACGGTTACATGATGCCCCTACATAACATCGTCGATATCTATAGAACATTATTCTTAGATTTAAGCAGATACAAGATGGGGAGAAACTACGGTATCTTAGTGGCATGGATAGCTTTAAATACCGCTTGTATGCCCGTAGCAATGAAATGCATTCAATTGATTGTTGCCCATAAAACAAAAGCTGCCTTGAAGGAAAAGAGAAAGCAAGATAAATAG
- the SAG1 gene encoding Sag1p (similar to Saccharomyces cerevisiae SAG1 (YJR004C); ancestral locus Anc_5.225): protein MIGKKILQLFYISFTFLLIVKATEISDITFANLSVIALSEAYPHLGWEASFDFSIEDASTIKQGDTFTLNLEHVYRLLLNGDNSSNMTISLDDGTDIFNCYVAQQAAYLYPNTIFVCEAIGNFSAYSLITGNITFGLTFSSGDSAYEYELEGANYYENGTTTVSFGDQMSTDIIFDSSSFDMDFYFISRTTSYDSIEVYYLGMNCPSGHLVGGTETIDFDSTDEGLDIDCSSVQVYVSNEFNDWWLPKSYNETDADTLCFDDTLMISVGESKPEDMLFVNVLQTITSGATTVLHDINMQYTCMDTTYNTTYVTSISTYNMLSIKQGYQAAAAAARNIAIETSSIPITSTTTTGWTGSYTTTYSTESTFVTGSNSETTPEIVYHVETPSTELVSTTTTGWTGSYTTTYSTESTFVTGSNSETTPEIVYHVETPSTELVSTTTTGWTGSYTTTYSTESTFVTGSNSETTPEIVYHVETPSTELVSTTTTGWTGSYTTTYSTESTFVTGSNSETTPEIVYHVETPSTSMVSSTSSSSINTTTLSTVLSLPSSSSITITSSNRTSSVLTSTPGTSIISTISNSLSTVSSSKSSSIVTPPSSIKSDKTTSSTIVPPVIVTSNDVTTSTETVTTESITSSTTTLSSGASSSVPPVSTGDIVSTTTKSTKNSTTSTSSLFSRSQITSESTYVVQSSTSSTSVPQVTQYVGTGNTKKQTG from the coding sequence ATGATtggaaaaaagatattgcAACTATTTTATATTTCGTTCACATTTCTATTGATTGTTAAAGCGACCGAAATATCTGACATTACCTTTGCCAACCTTTCCGTTATTGCATTATCTGAAGCCTATCCACATTTAGGTTGGGAAGCCAGTTTTGACTTTTCCATTGAAGATGCATCCACAATCAAGCAAGGTGACACATTTACTTTAAATTTGGAGCATGTCTATCGTTTATTGTTGAATGGTGATAATTCTAGTAACATGACAATTTCCCTAGATGATGGTACTGATATTTTTAACTGTTATGTCGCACAACAAGCAGCTTATCTATACCCAAACACTATCTTTGTTTGTGAAGCCATAGGTAATTTTTCTGCATATTCACTTATTACAGGCAATATTACTTTCGGATTAACCTTCAGTTCAGGTGATTCTGCCTACGAATATGAGCTGGAAGGTGCAAATTATTATGAGAATGGTACAACTACCGTAAGTTTTGGGGATCAGATGTCTACcgatattatttttgattcttcttccttcGATATGgacttttattttataaGCCGTACTACATCCTATGACAGTATTGAGGTTTATTACTTGGGTATGAATTGTCCAAGTGGTCATCTAGTAGGAGGCACTGAAACTATAGATTTCGATAGCACCGACGAAGGTTTAGATATTGACTGTTCTTCAGTACAAGTTTACGTGTCTAACGAATTTAACGATTGGTGGTTACCAAAAAGTTATAACGAGACTGACGCAGATACTCTCTGTTTTGATGATACCTTAATGATTTCTGTAGGGGAATCCAAACCTGAAGATATGTTATTTGTTAATGTTCTTCAAACAATCACCAGTGGTGCTACTACAGTATTGCATGATATCAATATGCAATACACTTGTATGGATACAACTTATAACACCACTTACGTCACCTCTATCTCTACGTATAATATGCTAAGTATTAAGCAAGGCTACCAGGCTGCAGCTGCAGCTGCTAGGAATATTGCTATAGAAACTTCTAGTATTCCTATCACATCTACTACCACCACTGGGTGGACTGGATCATACACTACTACCTACTCTACCGAATCCACCTTCGTAACTGGCAGTAACAGTGAAACTACCCCAGAAATTGTCTACCACGTTGAAACTCCAAGCACTGAATTAGTTTCTACTACCACCACTGGCTGGACTGGATCATACACTACTACCTACTCTACCGAATCTACTTTCGTAACTGGCAGTAACAGTGAAACTACTCCAGAAATTGTCTACCACGTTGAAACTCCAAGCACTGAATTAGTTTCTACTACCACCACTGGCTGGACTGGATCATACACTACTACCTACTCTACCGAATCTACTTTCGTAACTGGCAGTAACAGTGAGACTACTCCAGAAATTGTCTATCACGTTGAAACTCCAAGCACTGAATTAGTTTCTACTACCACCACTGGCTGGACTGGATCATACACTACTACCTACTCTACCGAATCTACTTTCGTAACTGGCAGTAACAGTGAAACTACCCCAGAAATTGTTTATCACGTTGAAACTCCAAGTACTTCTATGGTTTCCTCTACTTCAAGCAGTTCAATTAATACAACCACTCTATCTACTGTATTATCATTGCCAAGCTCTTCTTCTATTACAATCACCAGCTCAAATAGGACATCAAGTGTTTTAACTAGTACTCCAGGCACGAGCATCATCTCCACTATTTCAAACTCACTAAGTACCgtatcttcttcaaagagCTCGAGTATTGTAACCCCTCCATCATCTATCAAATCTGACAAAACAACATCAAGTACCATAGTGCCACCTGTTATTGTAACATCTAATGATGTAACCACAAGCACCGAGACAGTAACCACTGAATCAATAACATCTTCAACTACAACTCTCTCGAGCGGAGCAAGCAGCTCAGTACCTCCAGTCTCTACGGGAGATATTGTTTCTACAACTACTAAATCTACCAAGAACTCAACTACCTCTACATCATCCCTCTTTTCACGTTCACAAATAACAAGTGAGTCCACTTACGTTGTTCAATCGTCAACGTCCTCAACTAGCGTCCCGCAAGTCACCCAATATGTGGGCACCGGTAACACAAAAAAACAAACGGGATAA
- the APL1 gene encoding Apl1p (similar to Saccharomyces cerevisiae APL1 (YJR005W); ancestral locus Anc_5.229): MSDQKIFARYKANELRSELQILDMRKAKQNIVKRKGALKKVIANLTLGNYAEMIMLFSEILKYWRIEDDIEVKRICHEYVRAVGTVKPRSTIDALPCILEDLRTGNDEVQILALTTLVTVPFSKFTEAAFNFIMTLVNRRSTSMELQRNAITALVQLDDWSHEKVMSLMLPLRDIFEQKLDEPAIQIAALSTLYAIHEKNLNLKPFNISVNTAFDLLDTIPRLSEWDISSLLEVLPVSVVPQRHGEAYEMIDIALEQLQNVNTSVALNALRFIVYLFNYIETVDENITTKLSNCIVALLDKSPEIEFLILRNVILLLLSRDQSLLNLDVSYFFIEYRDPIYIKDTKLECLYLLANKGNLIQILDELEQYSTDIDIQMSRKAIRAIGNLAVKLGTESAKMCMDILIHLLQFGVDYVIEEIISVSRNILRKYPDDFRSTVNELVNYIDNIQEAESKNAMIWIISQFSDHLPNYLELFDTFCYNITDETLEVQYTLLNSSVKFFIRNPTPLAEKICMKVLKAFTEDVNNPDLRSRAFLYWRLLSATSDPSNNITIETLSEIIDGELPLIELNTKLDPLILEELELNIGTITSLYLKPNSQIFRANRIKCLEQSPILNKTKQDLKVIKGTKPSGHSGRASRQHNKSGGSTPQQTMPTINDYDKPAEKVNHLKGTRKSSISSPSKLSRKPSMLMRKLSLKKKF; the protein is encoded by the coding sequence ATGTCTGACCAAAAAATATTCGCGAGATATAAAGCCAATGAGCTCAGATCAGAGTTGCAGATTCTCGATATGAGAAAGGCTAAGCAAAACATAGTTAAGAGAAAAGGTgctttgaagaaagttaTCGCAAACTTGACGTTGGGTAATTATGCAGAAATGATAATGCTGTTCTCAGAAATTCTGAAATATTGGCGTATTGAGGATGACATAGAAGTCAAGAGAATATGTCATGAATATGTTAGAGCTGTTGGTACAGTGAAACCCAGAAGTACTATAGATGCATTACCTTGTATTTTAGAGGATCTGAGGACAGGCAATGATGAAGTACAGATTTTAGCGTTGACCACTTTAGTTACAGTACCATTTAGCAAGTTTACAGAGGCTGcctttaattttattatgaCTTTGGTAAACAGACGTTCTACTTCTATGGAGCTTCAAAGAAATGCTATTACTGCATTAGTTCAATTGGATGATTGGAGCCATGAGAAAGTGATGAGTTTAATGCTTCCTTTACGTGATATCTTTGAGCAGAAACTAGATGAACCTGCGATACAAATTGCTGCCTTATCGACTTTATATGCTATCCATGAAAAGAATCTCAATTTGAAGCCTTTCAATATTTCTGTAAATACTGCATTCGACTTATTGGATACGATACCCAGATTGAGTGAATGGGATATCTCCTCCTTATTGGAAGTTCTGCCAGTTTCAGTAGTGCCTCAGAGGCATGGTGAAGCCTATGAAATGATAGATATTGCATTAGAACAATTACAAAACGTTAACACTTCGGTGGCGCTAAATGCTTTGCGATTTATTGTctatcttttcaattatattgaaactgtagatgaaaatataacGACTAAACTGTCAAATTGTATTGTTGCACTGCTGGACAAATCACCAGAAAtagaatttttaattttaagaaatgTTATACTGCTCTTATTGAGTAGAGATCAGTCTCTACTAAACCTAGATGtgtcttatttttttattgaatatcGTGATCCAATCTATATCAAAGATACAAAATTAGAGTGTTTATATCTTTTAGCTAATAAGGGAAACCTGATACAGATTTTAGATGAGCTAGAACAGTACTCCACTGATATCGATATTCAAATGTCACGTAAAGCAATAAGAGCTATAGGGAATTTAGCTGTTAAATTAGGTACCGAATCCGCTAAAATGTGTATGGACATCTTAATTCACTTGTTGCAATTCGGTGTTGATTACgtaattgaagaaatcattTCAGTGTCgagaaatattttaagAAAGTATCCTGACGATTTCCGCTCAACTGTAAACGAGCTAGTGAACtatattgataatattcaagaagCAGAATCTAAGAATGCCATGATTTGGATAATATCTCAGTTTTCAGACCACCTACCGAATTATCTTGAGTTATTTGATACATTCTGTTATAATATCACTGATGAAACATTAGAGGTACAGTATACTTTGTTAAATTCTTctgtgaaattttttataagAAATCCAACACCCTTGGCTGAAAAAATATGCatgaaagttttgaaagCATTCACTGAAGATGTGAATAACCCAGATTTGAGAAGTCGAGCATTCTTATATTGGCGACTGTTATCTGCTACGAGTGATccatcaaataatattactATTGAAACTCTGAGCGAAATAATCGACGGAGAATTGCCTTTGATTGAGCTGAATACAAAATTGGACCCACTAATATTAGAAGAGCTCGAATTAAATATAGGTACGATTACTTCTCTCTATTTGAAGCCAAATTCTCAAATCTTTAGAGCAAACAGAATAAAATGTCTTGAACAAAGTCCAATATTGAACAAGACCAAGcaagatttgaaagttATCAAAGGCACGAAGCCTAGTGGCCACTCTGGAAGAGCATCAAGACAACATAACAAATCGGGAGGGTCGACTCCACAACAAACTATGCCGACCATAAATGACTATGATAAACCTGCGGAGAAGGTAAACCATTTGAAGGGAACGAGAAAATCGAGTATCTCAAGTCCTTCAAAACTATCAAGAAAGCCTTCGATGTTAATGAGGAAATTGTCActtaagaaaaaattttga
- the THI73 gene encoding Thi73p (similar to Saccharomyces cerevisiae THI73 (YLR004C); ancestral locus Anc_5.227), with the protein MIDIKEKEDTTVYEYDTSLGSQDVALQFLKENDLSSLDADSTATNSDTLFYGSYKLPRRTMRKIDFIILPFLCFTYLFMFLDKALLNYSASMGIKTNLKGNEFSNLSTIFSASYIFMEPVVTYLIQVFPISKVLSLFVICWGTTLACHSACKTYASLMIVRTLLGLFESASAVCCIAISGMYYTKSEQSSRIGFWATQAGMGYIVGGLISFGFLHYNGEKFTSWQIMFLVVGVVTVAFGVLTYFFLPDNVTNAWFLSKEEKLQVIEHIRSNQTGLETKKFKKYQVKELFLKDKLTWPMLFITAASQISTGAIGTFSTTITATFGFDNYESALLQLPIGAIVAIIIIVTTQMISRWGHFTLITTSMYIPTIIGCIVMISMSLDHKIANLFSLYLLYSGSCVITNIYIWNSCNTSGYTKRIFRNAATMIVYNVSCILGPQMFRANSYPRYMPAKIALLVTQCVCVPLQLYVGYLSKKENEKRDAERDDLDKEQETKYQFSDVTDIENRNFRYIL; encoded by the coding sequence ATGATAGATATCAAAGAGAAGGAAGATACAACGGTCTACGAGTACGACACTTCACTGGGCAGCCAGGATGTTGCCTTGCAGTTTCTAAAGGAGAATGATCTGAGTTCTCTCGATGCTGACAGTACCGCTACAAATAGTGATACGCTCTTCTATGGGTCATATAAGCTACCTCGTAGGACGATGCGcaaaattgatttcattattttaccatttttatGTTTCACGTACTTATTCATGTTTCTCGACAAGGCTCTACTGAATTACTCGGCTTCTATGGGTATTAAGACGAACTTGAAGGGCAATGAGTTTTCTAATTTAAGCACAATATTCAGTGCATCATATATCTTCATGGAACCTGTAGTAACTTATCTAATTCAGGTATTCCCGATTTCTAAAGTGTTGAGTTTATTCGTCATATGCTGGGGTACTACTTTGGCGTGCCACTCTGCCTGTAAGACCTACGCTTCATTGATGATTGTTAGAACTTTACTAGGTTTATTCGAATCTGCAAGTGCCGTCTGTTGCATTGCTATAAGTGGTATGTACTATACTAAATCGGAGCAAAGCTCGAGAATCGGGTTTTGGGCAACACAAGCTGGTATGGGGTACATTGTCGGTGGTCTAATTTCCTTTGGATTTCTTCACTACAatggtgaaaaatttacttCATGGCAGATTATGTTCTTAGTTGTCGGTGTAGTAACAGTTGCATTTGGAGTGCTAACGTATTTTTTTCTACCTGATAACGTTACAAATGCATGGTTCTTGAGTAAAGAGGAAAAGTTACAAGTCATTGAACATATTAGAAGTAACCAGACTGGTTTAGaaactaaaaaatttaaaaaatacCAAgtgaaagaattatttttgaaagacaAATTAACTTGGCCAATGTTATTTATTACCGCAGCTTCTCAAATCAGTACTGGTGCCATTGGTACTTTTTCAACGACAATTACAGCTACTTTCGGATTCGATAATTATGAAAGTGCTCTTCTACAATTACCGATAGGTGCGATTGTCgcaattattattatagtCACAACTCAAATGATTTCTCGCTGGGGCCACTTCACTCTAATAACAACCTCAATGTATATTCCTACAATAATTGGTTGTATTGTAATGATATCGATGTCTTTGGATCATAAAATCGCCAATCTGTTCTCATTGTACTTACTATACAGTGGTTCCTGTGTAATCACTAACATTTACATCTGGAATTCATGCAATACTTCCGGTTATAccaaaagaattttcagAAATGCCGCTACAATGATTGTTTATAATGTCTCATGTATTCTTGGTCCGCAAATGTTCAGGGCCAATTCTTATCCAAGATATATGCCAGCTAAAATAGCACTATTGGTAACACAATGTGTCTGTGTTCCTTTACAACTCTATGTTGGATATTTGtcgaagaaagaaaatgaaaaaaggGACGCTGAAAGAGACGATTTAGataaagaacaagaaacGAAGTATCAATTCTCAGATGTTACTGACATCGAAAATAGGAACTTCAGGTATATTTTATGA
- the NSE1 gene encoding Smc5-Smc6 complex subunit NSE1 (similar to Saccharomyces cerevisiae NSE1 (YLR007W); ancestral locus Anc_5.231) encodes MDYGNSSRYLLQYILSARGICHENALVVALMRLYMDLGCFDDAWQIDQWLHELHENINSINVKLNPLSYKVVQVRHGLGKTAVTMKNEQNFGIPNRGSELQQIVLPKSSRFYVYVNVTPSDETKLSTRFQPREIEFIKWCIETFCAKGSVVSNEPVSNSSIVVKEVHRIIQNLTGEPVAEAWTRHSTFAVGSKELSQYEDLSALEIEQLLVKLCEYKWLYRTNQGEFGMDVRLIAELQEFLVNEYSLSLCAHCDTLVTYGVMCGSAHCLQEEDSERTVWHVDCFQHHVTHVSKNCGKCDESLLVNGIYII; translated from the coding sequence ATGGATTATGGTAACAGTTCCCGTTATCTGTTACAGTACATTCTGTCGGCTAGAGGCATATGCCACGAAAATGCCCTAGTAGTAGCGTTAATGAGGCTTTATATGGATTTAGGATGTTTTGATGACGCATGGCAGATTGATCAATGGCTGCACGAATTACACGAAAACATTAACTCAATCAATGTTAAATTGAATCCGTTAAGCTATAAAGTTGTGCAAGTGCGTCATGGGCTTGGTAAAACTGCTGTGACTATGaaaaatgaacaaaattttgGGATTCCCAATAGAGGTTCTGAATTACAGCAAATTGTACTTCCTAAGAGCAGTAGGTTCTATGTCTATGTCAACGTGACGCCGAGTGACGAGACCAAACTGTCAACAAGGTTCCAACCAAGGGAGATCGAGTTTATCAAGTGGTGTATAGAGACGTTTTGTGCTAAAGGCTCCGTCGTTTCCAATGAACCAGTATCGAATTCGTCCATCGTAGTGAAGGAAGTACACAGaataatacaaaatttgacaGGTGAACCAGTAGCTGAAGCATGGACGCGGCATTCGACGTTTGCAGTCGGCTCTAAAGAACTGTCGCAGTATGAGGATTTGAGTGCGTtggaaattgaacaattgTTGGTTAAATTGTGTGAATACAAGTGGCTATATAGAACTAATCAAGGTGAGTTTGGTATGGATGTAAGGTTGATCGCCGAATTGCAAGAGTTTTTAGTCAACGAGTATTCACTCTCTCTCTGTGCACACTGCGACACTTTGGTCACCTATGGTGTTATGTGTGGAAGTGCCCATTGTTTGCAAGAGGAGGATTCTGAGAGAACCGTCTGGCATGTGGACTGTTTCCAACATCATGTAACACACGTGAGTAAGAACTGTGGTAAATGCGACGAATCGTTACTTGTAAATGGTATATACATTATTTAA
- the PAM18 gene encoding Pam18p (similar to Saccharomyces cerevisiae PAM18 (YLR008C); ancestral locus Anc_5.232) → MNSSSNGSDGMDTSGPVQRELPGVRRSRMDEYFDKSGDFMSRHPILTGVGTFFALYAAAGLYRSVRIKLNGGKVASSFLKGGFEPKMNVKEALQILNLKENNKLTTKRLKEVHRKIMLANHPDKGGSPYLATKINEAKDLIEKKGLVKK, encoded by the coding sequence ATGAACAGTTCTAGCAATGGGAGTGATGGGATGGACACCAGTGGGCCCGTTCAAAGAGAGCTTCCTGGTGTGAGGAGGTCTCGTATGGACGAATATTTTGACAAATCCGGTGATTTTATGAGTAGACATCCCATTCTTACGGGTGTAGGTACGTTCTTTGCGTTATATGCAGCTGCTGGTTTATATAGATCCGTGAGGATCAAACTGAATGGTGGGAAAGTTGCCTCGAGCTTCTTGAAAGGCGGGTTTGAACCGAAGATGAACGTTAAAGAGGCACTACAGATATTAAAtcttaaagaaaataataaactgACTACAAAGAGACTAAAGGAAGTTCATAGAAAGATCATGTTGGCTAACCATCCTGATAAAGGTGGCTCGCCCTATTTGGCTACAAAGATAAATGAAGCCAAAGATTTAATAGAGAAAAAAGGTCTTGTTAAAAAATAG